The Parvibaculaceae bacterium PLY_AMNH_Bact1 genome window below encodes:
- a CDS encoding TetR family transcriptional regulator C-terminal domain-containing protein (Derived by automated computational analysis using gene prediction method: Protein Homology.): protein MPKKVDHTKRRRAFAEAAIEVIGKQGLDAVRLVDVARVAGVTTGSLTHYFNDKDQLIAAALEEVIAQAHRRGNEASDSLFEAAAAFLPLNEDGQLAARVWLAFFDQALTSNTLSDIHRQYYDEFQSSLVERLTKESDAPKERLTMLADAIIAIVDGLLVRATLDPSGWPAQKQLDHLNLMLRSLLGDTMRVEEIL, encoded by the coding sequence ATGCCAAAAAAAGTTGACCATACCAAGAGACGCCGCGCCTTTGCTGAGGCCGCCATCGAAGTCATTGGAAAACAGGGGTTGGATGCGGTGCGTCTCGTAGATGTTGCCCGCGTCGCAGGCGTCACCACCGGAAGCCTCACCCACTATTTCAACGACAAAGACCAGTTGATTGCAGCGGCCCTGGAAGAAGTCATTGCCCAGGCTCACCGCCGTGGAAACGAGGCGTCAGACAGCCTGTTCGAGGCAGCAGCAGCCTTCCTACCGCTTAACGAAGACGGGCAGCTTGCAGCCCGCGTCTGGCTCGCCTTTTTTGATCAGGCGCTGACAAGCAACACACTCTCCGATATTCACCGGCAATATTACGACGAGTTTCAATCGAGCCTGGTTGAGCGCCTCACCAAGGAGAGCGATGCTCCCAAAGAACGTCTCACTATGCTGGCAGACGCCATTATCGCCATCGTTGATGGCCTGCTGGTGCGAGCAACCCTCGATCCAAGCGGCTGGCCGGCTCAAAAACAGCTCGATCACC